A portion of the Colias croceus chromosome 25, ilColCroc2.1 genome contains these proteins:
- the LOC123703221 gene encoding glycine-rich cell wall structural protein 1.8-like encodes MKTFILLAFAVAACRAGFEGYDNGGGHGQGDNGGYQYSAPLVSNGGHDFSGGQADFSGHGQDFSGGHGQDFSGGHGQGNDYTLALAQGQDYGHGQQGFDLGGHGQSFDIGHGPVLNNFVGGDSYLQAAHDLGNQFDGHQGDVSGPEHQEGHGGDGNGHGQGFILEDGGQEYGHGGHDFSNVEAIPVGEHVDEEHPVEVPNYKHVTVPIHRPLHVNVPKPILIGVPQPYPVKVPVHKPVAVPVETEISIPIEKVVPYPVVKHVPYPVEKHVPIRVEKTVHVHVPQPYPVKIPVYKTIHHHKGHH; translated from the exons ATGAAGACATTT ATATTGTTGGCGTTCGCCGTGGCAGCATGCAGGGCTGGTTTTGAAGGATACGACAATGGCGGGGGACACGGCCAAGGCGATAACGGCGGTTACCAATATTCCGCACCTTTGGTCAGCAACGGTGGTCACGACTTCTCAGGCGGTCAAGCAGACTTCAGCGGTCACGGACAAGACTTTTCCGGCGGTCATGGTCAAGACTTTTCCGGCGGACATGGGCAAGGAAACGACTACACTCTAGCCTTAGCACAAGGACAGGATTACGGTCACGGGCAACAGGGATTTGATTTAGGCGGTCACGGTCAAAGCTTCGACATCGGGCACGGGCCAgtactaaataattttgttggcGGAGATTCCTATTTACAAGCGGCTCATGATTTGGGAAACCAATTCGATGGGCATCAAGGTGATGTGAGCGGGCCCGAACATCAAGAAGGCCACGGCGGTGATGGTAACGGTCACGGTCAAGGATTTATCCTAGAAGATGGCGGTCAAGAATACGGACACGGAGGCCACGATTTCAGCAACGTAGAAGCTATTCCTGTTGGTGAACACGTCGATGAAGAACATCCCGTCGAAGTGCCAAACTACAAGCACGTCACTGTACCCATTCATAGGCCACTGCACGTAAATGTACCCAAGCCTATTCTTATTGGAGTGCCGCAGCCTTATCCAGTCAAAGTTCCCGTACACAAGCCTGTAGCTGTGCCGGTGGAGACTGAAATTTCTATTCCCATTGAAAAGGTTGTTCCGTACCCAGTTGTGAAACATGTACCCTACCCCGTTGAGAAGCATGTACCCATTAGAGTAGAGAAGACTGTACATGTTCATGTACCCCAACCTTACCCCGTTAAGATCCCAGTATATAAAACAATCCATCATCATAAAGGTCACCATTGA